One Methylomarinovum tepidoasis DNA window includes the following coding sequences:
- a CDS encoding type II secretion system F family protein, which translates to MAAKAAEKETLEIFTWEGLDRNGKRVKGEQPGKSETLVKAQLRQQGIKPVRVRKKPKPLFGTRKKKITTKDIAVFSRQLATMLAAGVPLVQAFDIVGRGHENPGMQELLLGIKADIEAGSTLTEALRKHPLYFDELFCNLVEAGERAGVLETLLDKIATYKEKTESLKAKVKKALTYPAAVVVVACIVTAILLIFVVPQFEELFKGFGADLPAFTQLVIEMSRFMQANWYYLLGALVAAIFGFNYVYKRSQTFRHFLDRMFLRIPIIGPQILHKSAIARFARTLATMSAAGVPLVEALESVAGAAGNAVYSDAILEIREQVATGQQLQQAMRQTNLFPHMVVQMVAIGEESGSIDSMLSKVADFYEEEVDNAVDNLSSLMEPMIMAFLGIVVGGLVVAMYLPIFKLGSVV; encoded by the coding sequence ATGGCAGCCAAAGCAGCAGAGAAGGAAACCCTGGAAATCTTCACCTGGGAGGGGCTCGACAGAAACGGCAAGCGCGTCAAGGGCGAGCAGCCCGGCAAGAGCGAAACCCTGGTCAAAGCCCAGCTGCGCCAGCAAGGCATCAAGCCGGTCAGGGTCAGGAAGAAACCCAAACCCCTGTTCGGCACCCGCAAGAAGAAGATCACCACCAAGGACATCGCCGTCTTCAGCCGCCAGCTGGCCACCATGCTCGCCGCCGGGGTGCCGCTGGTGCAGGCGTTCGACATCGTCGGCCGCGGCCATGAGAATCCCGGCATGCAGGAACTGCTGCTGGGGATCAAGGCCGACATCGAGGCCGGCAGCACCCTGACCGAAGCCCTGAGAAAACACCCCCTCTACTTCGACGAGCTGTTCTGCAACCTGGTGGAAGCCGGGGAACGGGCCGGGGTGCTGGAAACCCTGCTGGACAAGATCGCCACCTACAAGGAAAAGACCGAATCCCTCAAGGCCAAGGTGAAAAAGGCCCTGACCTATCCCGCCGCGGTGGTGGTGGTCGCCTGCATCGTCACCGCCATCCTGCTGATCTTCGTGGTGCCGCAGTTCGAGGAGCTGTTCAAGGGCTTCGGCGCCGATCTTCCCGCCTTCACCCAGCTGGTGATCGAAATGTCCCGCTTCATGCAGGCCAACTGGTACTATCTGCTCGGGGCCCTGGTCGCCGCCATCTTCGGTTTCAACTACGTCTACAAGCGCTCCCAGACCTTCCGCCATTTCCTGGACCGGATGTTCCTGAGAATCCCCATCATCGGCCCGCAGATCCTGCACAAGTCCGCCATCGCCCGCTTCGCTCGCACCCTAGCCACCATGTCGGCCGCCGGCGTGCCGTTGGTGGAGGCGCTGGAGTCGGTGGCCGGGGCCGCCGGCAACGCCGTCTACAGCGACGCCATCCTGGAGATCCGCGAGCAGGTCGCCACCGGCCAGCAGCTGCAACAGGCGATGCGCCAGACCAATCTGTTCCCCCACATGGTGGTGCAGATGGTCGCCATCGGGGAGGAATCCGGCTCCATCGACAGCATGCTGTCGAAAGTGGCTGACTTTTACGAAGAAGAAGTGGACAATGCCGTCGACAACCTCAGCAGCCTGATGGAACCGATGATCATGGCCTTCCTCGGCATCGTCGTCGGCGGCCTGGTGGTCGCCATGTATCTGCCGATCTTCAAACTGGGATCCGTCGTCTGA
- a CDS encoding prepilin peptidase, which yields MLALLQQVPALFYGAVFVLGLLAGSFLNVVIHRLPVMLERRWRQECRAFLGLQEEPVTERFDLVQPASRCPHCGHPIRAWENIPLLSWLLLRGRCSQCRAPISLRYPVVELLTALLSLAVAWRFGVSPQTLWGLALTWNLVALSAIDIDHQLLPDAITLPLLWLGLLLNVAGLFTDLRSAVIGAAAGYLILWSVYQVFRLLTGKEGMGYGDFKLLAVFGAWLGWQMLPLIILISSLVGAITGIALILLLERDRGQPIPFGPYLAVAGWVALLWGRELTQWYLRLTGIA from the coding sequence ATGCTGGCGCTGCTGCAGCAGGTTCCGGCCCTGTTCTACGGCGCCGTCTTCGTTCTCGGCCTGCTGGCGGGCAGTTTCCTCAACGTGGTCATCCACCGCCTGCCGGTGATGCTGGAGCGCCGCTGGCGTCAGGAATGCCGGGCCTTTCTCGGCCTCCAGGAAGAGCCGGTCACGGAGCGCTTCGATCTGGTCCAGCCGGCTTCCCGTTGCCCCCACTGCGGCCATCCGATCCGTGCCTGGGAGAACATCCCCCTGCTCAGCTGGCTGCTGCTGCGGGGCCGTTGCAGCCAGTGCCGGGCACCGATCTCCCTGCGTTATCCCGTGGTCGAGTTGTTGACCGCCCTGCTGTCGCTGGCGGTCGCCTGGCGTTTCGGCGTCTCGCCCCAGACGCTGTGGGGGCTGGCGCTGACCTGGAATCTCGTCGCCCTCAGCGCCATCGACATCGACCACCAGCTGCTCCCCGACGCCATCACCCTGCCCCTGTTGTGGCTGGGGCTGCTGCTCAACGTCGCCGGCCTGTTCACCGATCTGCGTTCGGCGGTCATCGGCGCTGCGGCCGGTTATCTGATCCTGTGGAGCGTGTATCAGGTCTTCCGCCTGCTCACGGGCAAGGAGGGCATGGGGTACGGGGACTTCAAACTGCTCGCCGTCTTCGGCGCCTGGCTCGGCTGGCAGATGCTGCCCCTGATCATCCTGATCTCCTCCCTGGTGGGCGCGATCACCGGCATCGCCCTGATCCTGCTGTTGGAGCGGGACCGCGGCCAGCCCATCCCCTTCGGCCCCTATCTGGCGGTGGCCGGCTGGGTCGCCCTGCTCTGGGGCCGGGAATTGACCCAGTGGTATCTGCGCCTGACCGGCATCGCCTGA
- the coaE gene encoding dephospho-CoA kinase (Dephospho-CoA kinase (CoaE) performs the final step in coenzyme A biosynthesis.) → MLKIGLTGGIGSGKSTVARLFQRHGVPVIDTDEIARDLVRPGRPALRALVDAFGPDILTADGELDRARLREIAFNDPAAKARLEAILHPRIFSELERRLQALEAPYVIIAIPLLVETGAWGRVDRVLVVDCPEALQIERVRRRDGWDEALIRRVLASQAGRLERLAVADDVIVNDRDLAHLARQVAELHRLYLRLSGTDDP, encoded by the coding sequence ATGCTGAAGATCGGCCTGACCGGCGGCATCGGCAGCGGCAAGAGCACCGTGGCCCGGCTGTTTCAACGTCACGGCGTTCCTGTCATCGACACCGACGAGATCGCCCGCGACCTGGTGCGGCCGGGCCGTCCGGCCCTGCGCGCCCTGGTCGATGCCTTCGGCCCCGACATCCTGACCGCAGACGGTGAACTGGACCGGGCCCGCCTACGCGAGATCGCCTTCAACGATCCTGCCGCCAAGGCCCGCCTGGAGGCCATCCTCCACCCCCGCATCTTCTCGGAACTGGAACGCCGCCTGCAGGCGCTCGAAGCCCCTTATGTCATCATCGCCATCCCCCTGCTGGTGGAGACCGGCGCTTGGGGGCGGGTCGATCGGGTTCTGGTGGTGGACTGCCCCGAAGCCCTCCAGATAGAACGGGTCAGACGCCGCGACGGCTGGGACGAGGCGCTGATCCGCCGGGTTCTGGCCAGCCAGGCCGGCCGCCTCGAAAGGCTGGCGGTCGCCGACGACGTCATCGTCAACGACCGGGATCTGGCCCATCTGGCGCGCCAGGTGGCGGAACTCCACCGTCTGTATCTGCGTCTCAGCGGAACGGACGATCCCTGA
- the hemW gene encoding radical SAM family heme chaperone HemW, with protein sequence MLQTPPLSLYVHLPWCVRKCPYCDFNSHPVAGKLPERAYVEALLADLDQDLETLEVRPLIAIFFGGGTPSLFSPEAFSRLLAGIRARLPWADDIEITLEANPGTVESTKFEAFRALGVNRLSLGVQSFQDDKLQRLGRIHTAAEAVQAVETARRAGFERINLDLMFGLPGQTPADARHDLDTALALEPAHLSWYQLTLEPNTLFAKHPPPLPDDDRLWTIQTAGLERLARAGFERYEISAYARPGRRCRHNLNYWRFGDYLGIGAGAHAKLTFAAENRIVRSHKIRHPWHYLEKAGTPTRLGGHQDIAPAERPLEFLMNALRLREGFYRGEFEARTGLPFSHLEPALAPLLEQGLLEGDGDTLRCSDTGWNFLDTVLARLTT encoded by the coding sequence ATGCTGCAGACCCCGCCCCTGAGCCTGTACGTCCACCTGCCCTGGTGCGTGCGCAAATGCCCCTACTGCGACTTCAATTCCCACCCGGTAGCCGGGAAATTGCCGGAGCGCGCCTATGTCGAGGCCCTGCTGGCCGATCTGGACCAGGATCTTGAAACCCTCGAGGTACGGCCGCTGATCGCCATCTTCTTCGGCGGCGGCACCCCCAGCCTGTTCTCCCCGGAAGCCTTCTCCCGCCTGCTGGCGGGCATCCGGGCCCGGCTGCCCTGGGCCGACGACATCGAGATCACCCTCGAGGCCAACCCCGGCACGGTGGAAAGTACCAAATTCGAGGCTTTCCGGGCGCTCGGCGTCAACCGGCTGTCGCTGGGCGTCCAGTCCTTCCAGGACGACAAACTCCAGCGCCTGGGACGGATTCACACGGCCGCAGAGGCCGTCCAGGCGGTGGAGACCGCCCGGCGGGCCGGCTTCGAACGCATCAACCTCGATCTGATGTTCGGCCTCCCCGGACAGACGCCGGCCGACGCGCGCCACGACCTCGACACCGCCCTCGCCCTGGAACCGGCTCACCTGTCGTGGTATCAGCTGACCCTGGAACCCAACACCCTGTTCGCCAAACATCCCCCGCCGCTGCCCGACGACGACCGCCTGTGGACGATCCAGACGGCCGGCCTGGAGCGTCTGGCCCGGGCGGGCTTCGAGCGCTACGAGATTTCAGCCTACGCCCGCCCGGGCCGGCGCTGCCGCCACAACCTCAACTACTGGCGCTTCGGCGACTATCTCGGCATCGGCGCCGGGGCCCACGCCAAGCTGACCTTCGCCGCCGAAAACCGGATCGTCCGCAGCCATAAGATCCGTCACCCGTGGCATTACCTGGAGAAGGCCGGGACGCCCACCCGCCTCGGCGGCCACCAGGACATCGCCCCCGCCGAGCGGCCGCTGGAGTTTCTGATGAACGCCCTGCGGCTGCGGGAGGGCTTTTACCGCGGCGAATTCGAAGCCCGCACCGGCCTGCCCTTCTCCCACCTGGAGCCGGCACTGGCCCCCCTGCTGGAACAGGGCCTGCTCGAGGGCGATGGCGACACGCTCCGCTGCAGCGACACCGGCTGGAATTTTCTCGATACCGTGCTGGCCCGTCTCACCACCTGA
- the pyrE gene encoding orotate phosphoribosyltransferase, whose translation MYPYQRQFIEFAIQAGALRFGRFQLKSGRISPYFFNAGLFNSGKRLRRLGGFYADALENSPLSCDMLYGPAYKGIPLACATAIALAERYDKDYPYAFNRKEAKDHGEGGLIVGAPLQGRVLIVDDVITAGTSVRESVEIIRRAGAEPCGVLIALDREERTDDGLSAIAAIERDYGLPVQAIVTMGDVIAWLAESGRFQAELEAIRAYRRDYGA comes from the coding sequence ATGTACCCCTATCAACGCCAATTCATCGAGTTCGCCATCCAAGCCGGCGCCCTGCGCTTCGGCCGCTTCCAGCTCAAATCGGGCCGGATCAGCCCCTATTTCTTCAACGCCGGCCTGTTCAACAGCGGTAAGCGCCTGCGCCGGCTCGGCGGTTTCTACGCCGACGCCCTGGAAAACAGCCCCTTGAGCTGCGACATGCTGTACGGACCGGCCTACAAGGGCATTCCCCTCGCCTGCGCCACCGCCATCGCCCTCGCCGAACGTTACGACAAGGATTACCCTTACGCCTTCAACCGCAAGGAGGCCAAGGACCACGGCGAAGGCGGGCTGATCGTCGGGGCCCCGCTGCAGGGCCGGGTATTGATCGTCGACGACGTCATCACCGCCGGCACCTCGGTGCGCGAATCGGTGGAAATCATCCGCCGGGCCGGCGCCGAACCCTGCGGCGTGCTGATCGCCCTCGACCGGGAGGAGCGGACCGACGACGGCCTGTCCGCCATCGCCGCCATCGAACGGGATTACGGCCTGCCGGTGCAGGCCATCGTCACCATGGGCGACGTCATCGCCTGGCTGGCCGAAAGCGGGCGTTTCCAGGCGGAGCTGGAAGCCATCCGCGCTTACCGCCGCGACTACGGCGCTTGA
- a CDS encoding DUF4124 domain-containing protein, with protein sequence MHRIALLVLGIVLAAPAFGGKDGARLYRWVDANGKVHYSDTIPAEAARQRRIIYDKQQLRKLEVVDRPKTPEELAREARLARLRQEEKRLLEEQLARDRALLRTYRSEEDLQLARQGQLNTIDARIRVLKTNRKRLAALLQQKIHKAAQIERDGRKVPKALAGEIAAIRQQIRLTEEKIASERKSRETLERKFTQALERFRRLRRHFQAAAVATTRPDSQPSARQRIILSVASCRPRIDCERAWQLARIYVQTHATTPIFIDSPTLIHTQDPRQDDDISLTVARIRGEKKDTLFLDVRCKLSSVGQALCHSDKVRQLRAEFPPFIEAGLSLASQQGADAPVGEKFQ encoded by the coding sequence ATGCATCGTATCGCCCTGCTCGTCCTCGGCATCGTGTTGGCCGCACCCGCCTTCGGTGGAAAAGACGGCGCCAGGCTCTACCGTTGGGTGGACGCGAACGGCAAGGTCCACTATTCCGATACGATCCCGGCGGAAGCGGCCCGCCAGCGGCGCATCATCTACGACAAGCAGCAGCTGCGCAAACTCGAGGTCGTCGACAGACCCAAAACCCCCGAGGAGCTGGCCCGCGAGGCCCGCCTCGCCCGGCTGCGCCAAGAGGAAAAGCGGCTGCTGGAGGAACAGCTGGCCCGCGACCGCGCCCTGCTGCGCACCTATCGCAGCGAGGAGGACCTGCAGCTCGCACGGCAAGGACAGCTGAACACCATCGACGCCCGCATCCGGGTCCTGAAGACCAACCGCAAGCGCCTCGCCGCCCTGTTGCAGCAGAAGATCCACAAAGCGGCACAAATAGAACGCGACGGCCGCAAGGTTCCCAAGGCGCTGGCCGGGGAAATCGCGGCGATCCGGCAGCAGATCCGCCTGACGGAGGAAAAGATCGCCAGCGAGAGAAAAAGCCGCGAAACCCTGGAACGCAAGTTCACCCAGGCTCTGGAACGCTTCCGCCGCCTGCGCCGGCACTTCCAGGCCGCCGCGGTGGCCACCACCCGTCCTGACAGCCAGCCTTCGGCCAGGCAGCGGATCATCCTCAGCGTCGCTTCCTGCCGCCCCCGCATCGACTGCGAGCGGGCCTGGCAGCTGGCACGCATCTACGTGCAGACCCACGCCACCACGCCCATCTTCATCGACAGCCCCACCCTCATCCACACCCAGGATCCCCGCCAGGACGACGACATCTCCCTGACCGTCGCCCGTATCCGCGGCGAGAAAAAGGACACGCTGTTTCTGGACGTGCGCTGCAAACTCTCCAGCGTCGGCCAGGCACTGTGCCACAGCGACAAGGTCAGACAGCTGCGGGCGGAATTTCCGCCCTTCATCGAAGCGGGCCTAAGCCTTGCCTCCCAGCAGGGTGCCGATGCCCCGGTCGGTGAAAAGTTCCAGTAG
- the argB gene encoding acetylglutamate kinase translates to MESQKPLSERYADQIAHVLIEALPYIRRFRGKTLVIKYGGNAMVDDSLKHSFARDVVLLKLVGINPVVVHGGGPQIGRLLERLGKTSRFVEGMRVTDRETMDVVEMVLGGLVNKEIVNLLNQHGGHAVGLTGKDGGLIRARKIVLRPKDPVAEASEIIDLGHVGEVERIDPAVVDMLVHGDFIPVIAPIGVGEDGVSYNINADLVAGKIAQVLQAEKLILLTNTRGVLGKDGELLTGLTAAEVERLIADGTISGGMIPKIRCALDAIAGGVRSVHIIDGRIEHAVLLELFTDRGIGTLLGGKA, encoded by the coding sequence ATGGAAAGCCAGAAACCGTTGTCCGAACGCTACGCCGATCAGATCGCCCACGTTCTGATCGAAGCCTTGCCCTACATCCGCCGTTTCCGGGGCAAGACCCTCGTCATCAAGTACGGTGGCAACGCGATGGTGGACGATAGCCTCAAGCACAGCTTCGCCCGCGATGTGGTGCTGCTGAAGCTGGTGGGTATCAATCCGGTGGTGGTGCACGGCGGCGGCCCGCAGATCGGCCGCCTGCTGGAACGCCTGGGCAAGACCAGCCGTTTCGTCGAGGGTATGCGGGTGACCGACCGGGAGACCATGGACGTGGTGGAAATGGTCCTCGGCGGCCTGGTCAACAAGGAAATCGTCAATCTGCTCAACCAGCACGGCGGCCATGCCGTGGGCCTGACCGGCAAGGACGGCGGCCTGATCCGGGCCCGCAAGATCGTGCTGAGACCGAAAGATCCCGTGGCGGAGGCTTCGGAGATCATCGACCTGGGGCACGTCGGCGAGGTGGAGCGCATCGACCCTGCCGTGGTGGACATGCTCGTCCACGGCGATTTCATTCCGGTCATCGCTCCCATCGGGGTCGGGGAGGACGGGGTGTCCTACAACATCAACGCCGATCTGGTGGCGGGCAAGATCGCACAGGTGCTGCAGGCGGAAAAGCTGATCCTGTTGACCAACACCCGCGGGGTGCTGGGCAAGGACGGAGAACTGCTGACAGGTCTGACCGCCGCGGAGGTGGAGAGGCTGATCGCCGACGGCACCATTTCCGGCGGCATGATTCCCAAGATCCGCTGCGCCCTGGACGCCATCGCCGGCGGCGTGCGCAGCGTCCACATCATCGACGGCCGGATCGAGCACGCGGTGCTACTGGAACTTTTCACCGACCGGGGCATCGGCACCCTGCTGGGAGGCAAGGCTTAG